The Corallococcus exiguus genome includes a window with the following:
- the aceB gene encoding malate synthase A → MDARTSQNPPAFGPGVTVEGDWHPDYAEVLTQEAMAFVAKLVRTFGERREALLERRKKVAQDWRKGERPHFLPETADIRKGDWTVSPVPADLQDRRVEITGPVDRKMIINALNSGASVFMADFEDANSPTWDNVVRGQLNLRDAVRKSISFSAENGKHYALNEKHAVLFVRPRGWHLPERHVRIDGKPISGSLFDFGLFFFHNAREQLKRGTGPYFYLPKMQSHLEARLWNDVFHLAQSELNIPRGTIKATVLIETLPAAFEMDEILYELREHSAGLNCGRWDYIFSFIKTLQSDASVVLPDRGQVTMDKGFLNAYSQLLIQTCHRRGAHAMGGMAAFIPIKGDAAANDAVMAKVRADKLREAKNGHDGTWVAHPGLVPLAKEIFDAQMQGPNQVANKREDVRITEADLLKLPSGTRTEEGLRHNIRVGIQYTAAWLGGLGCVPLYNLMEDAATAEISRAQVWQWIHHEATLEDGRQVTPELFGKLLAEEMARMDREGATERYGQAHMEKSRALFEQLSTAPAFEDFLTLPAYEALDPRS, encoded by the coding sequence ATGGACGCGCGCACCTCCCAGAACCCCCCGGCCTTCGGCCCCGGCGTGACCGTGGAGGGCGACTGGCACCCGGATTACGCGGAGGTGCTGACGCAGGAGGCCATGGCCTTCGTGGCGAAGCTGGTCCGCACTTTCGGTGAACGGCGGGAAGCACTGCTGGAGCGGCGCAAGAAGGTGGCGCAGGACTGGCGCAAGGGCGAGCGCCCGCACTTCCTCCCGGAGACGGCGGACATCCGCAAGGGCGACTGGACCGTGTCCCCGGTGCCCGCGGACCTGCAGGACCGGCGCGTGGAAATCACCGGTCCGGTGGACCGCAAGATGATCATCAACGCGCTCAACTCCGGCGCCAGCGTCTTCATGGCGGACTTCGAGGACGCCAACAGCCCCACCTGGGACAACGTGGTGCGCGGCCAGCTGAACCTGCGCGACGCCGTGCGCAAGTCCATCTCCTTCTCCGCTGAGAACGGGAAGCACTACGCGCTGAATGAGAAGCACGCCGTGCTGTTCGTGCGGCCGCGCGGCTGGCACCTGCCGGAGCGCCACGTGCGCATCGACGGCAAGCCCATCTCCGGCTCGCTCTTCGACTTCGGCCTGTTCTTCTTCCACAACGCGCGCGAGCAGCTGAAGCGCGGCACGGGCCCCTACTTCTACCTGCCCAAGATGCAGAGCCACCTGGAGGCCCGGCTGTGGAACGACGTGTTCCACCTGGCCCAGAGCGAGCTGAACATCCCGCGCGGCACCATCAAGGCCACGGTCCTCATCGAGACGCTGCCCGCCGCGTTCGAGATGGACGAAATCCTCTACGAGCTGCGCGAGCACTCGGCCGGCCTCAACTGCGGCCGCTGGGACTACATCTTCAGCTTCATCAAGACGCTCCAGTCGGACGCGTCCGTGGTGCTGCCCGACCGCGGGCAGGTGACCATGGACAAGGGCTTCCTCAACGCCTACTCGCAGCTGCTCATCCAGACCTGTCACCGCCGGGGCGCGCACGCCATGGGCGGCATGGCCGCCTTCATCCCCATCAAGGGGGACGCCGCCGCCAACGACGCGGTGATGGCCAAGGTCCGCGCGGACAAGCTGCGTGAGGCGAAGAACGGCCACGACGGCACCTGGGTCGCGCACCCCGGTCTCGTCCCGTTGGCGAAGGAGATCTTCGACGCGCAGATGCAGGGCCCCAACCAGGTGGCCAACAAGCGCGAGGACGTGCGCATCACCGAAGCGGACCTGCTCAAGCTGCCCTCCGGCACGCGCACCGAAGAGGGCCTGCGCCACAACATCCGCGTGGGCATCCAGTACACCGCCGCGTGGCTGGGCGGCCTGGGCTGCGTGCCGCTCTACAACCTGATGGAGGACGCGGCCACGGCGGAAATCTCCCGCGCCCAGGTGTGGCAGTGGATCCACCACGAGGCCACGCTGGAGGACGGCCGCCAGGTGACTCCGGAGCTGTTCGGCAAGCTGCTCGCGGAGGAGATGGCGCGCATGGACCGCGAGGGCGCCACCGAGCGCTACGGCCAGGCGCACATGGAGAAGTCCCGCGCCCTCTTCGAGCAGCTGTCCACCGCACCCGCCTTCGAGGACTTCCTCACGCTGCCGGCCTACGAGGCCCTCGACCCGCGGTCCTGA
- a CDS encoding type VI immunity family protein, which produces MVTRVPSVRETLDIEGNNVVLLREGLSIAYYVRAPHEEIASAVWRAFERYREAIEPRVFDAYLDVYTGDRPRFDAEGEAVLRARMLRPASGIAEVHELYHSATGICFKYEGRGTTAPNFHDTYPENTCCLEFRLPTEFLDERGPEWIRALAIDLGRELPWNSGHAGLSLEAHAWTQAITPRLHEVTRRHPGFDLVHRLNRLALYLGTKLRPPAWLNFLGPPVLNELGGVEGLRSKLHSPSTQVESLSPDRAVVSLGPVPEAGDLEAGDTLPAYRELARVLEPWLYAHQGEWGLFPEAEVRQWERRFL; this is translated from the coding sequence ATGGTCACGCGAGTCCCGAGTGTCCGTGAGACCCTCGATATCGAGGGCAATAACGTGGTCCTGCTTCGAGAGGGCCTCAGCATTGCCTACTACGTGCGGGCTCCTCACGAGGAGATCGCTTCAGCGGTCTGGCGTGCCTTCGAGCGTTATCGAGAGGCCATCGAGCCACGCGTGTTCGACGCGTACCTGGATGTCTACACAGGGGATAGGCCACGATTTGATGCGGAGGGAGAGGCGGTTCTACGGGCCCGGATGCTCAGGCCTGCCTCCGGCATCGCAGAGGTGCACGAACTGTATCACTCCGCGACCGGCATCTGCTTCAAGTACGAAGGACGTGGCACCACGGCGCCCAACTTCCACGACACGTACCCTGAGAACACCTGCTGCCTGGAGTTCCGGCTGCCCACCGAGTTCCTGGACGAGCGCGGGCCGGAGTGGATCCGCGCGTTGGCCATCGACCTGGGGCGCGAACTGCCGTGGAACTCGGGGCACGCGGGACTGTCGCTCGAAGCCCATGCCTGGACCCAAGCGATCACGCCGCGCCTCCATGAAGTGACCCGGCGTCACCCGGGCTTCGATCTGGTGCACCGGCTGAACAGACTCGCCCTGTATCTGGGCACGAAGCTCCGTCCCCCCGCGTGGCTCAACTTCCTGGGCCCTCCGGTGCTGAACGAACTCGGCGGCGTGGAGGGACTGCGTTCCAAGCTTCACTCACCCTCGACACAGGTCGAATCCCTGTCCCCGGACCGCGCCGTGGTGTCCCTGGGCCCCGTCCCCGAAGCCGGGGACCTGGAAGCCGGTGACACACTGCCCGCGTACCGCGAGCTGGCCCGCGTGCTGGAGCCCTGGCTCTACGCGCACCAGGGCGAATGGGGCCTCTTCCCCGAAGCCGAGGTCCGCCAGTGGGAGCGCCGCTTCCTCTGA
- a CDS encoding Uma2 family endonuclease — translation MSYAALEDVPPTKVGEIIEGELVVSPRPASPHARAATKLGGWLDGPFDEGSNGPGGWVILYEPELRFAGTGDALVPDLAGWRRERMPRIPNTPVFSLAPDWIGEVLSPSTYRWDRGPKMRVYARAGVEWLWFIDPLAEGLEIHRLQDGQWRLHEVHLGSGTVNAVPFDAVPLNLGRLWSR, via the coding sequence GTGTCGTACGCCGCCCTGGAGGACGTGCCGCCGACGAAGGTGGGGGAGATCATCGAAGGGGAGCTGGTCGTCAGTCCCAGGCCGGCGTCTCCCCACGCGAGGGCGGCGACGAAGCTCGGAGGGTGGCTTGATGGGCCGTTCGACGAGGGCAGCAATGGGCCCGGTGGATGGGTCATCCTGTATGAACCGGAGCTGCGCTTCGCGGGAACGGGGGATGCGCTGGTGCCAGACCTCGCGGGATGGCGCCGCGAGCGGATGCCTCGCATTCCAAACACGCCTGTCTTCTCCCTGGCTCCTGATTGGATTGGCGAGGTGTTGTCACCGTCCACCTACCGGTGGGACCGGGGTCCGAAGATGCGCGTCTATGCACGCGCGGGCGTGGAGTGGCTGTGGTTCATCGACCCGCTGGCGGAGGGGTTGGAAATCCACCGTCTCCAGGACGGCCAGTGGCGCCTGCACGAGGTACACCTCGGAAGCGGCACTGTGAATGCTGTTCCCTTCGATGCGGTGCCTCTGAACCTGGGCAGGCTCTGGAGCCGGTGA
- the fumC gene encoding class II fumarate hydratase, protein MSTKNVRIEKDTFGPIEVPADRLWGAQTQRSRQNFAISSERMPTALVHALVLVKKAAALVNQENGSLSKEKAQSIVKAADEVLAGQHDEEFPLLVWQTGSGTQTNMNCNEVLANRASELLGGERGEGRKVHPNDDVNKGQSSNDVFPTAMSVAAVEAVVKHVLPELVALRDVLAQKSQAFQSIVKIGRTHLQDATPLTLGQEFSGYVAQLDRAKGHIEAALPHMMELALGGTAVGTGLNAPPGYAERVAAEIAKLTGHAFVTAPNKFEALAANDALVQGHGALKGLAAVLFKVANDIRWLSSGPRSGIGEINIPENEPGSSIMPGKVNPTQSEALTMLSAQVMGNDVAISLGGASGNFELNVFKPLIIQNFLQSCRLLADGMRSFRLNCAVGIEPNLPRLQENLQRSLMLVTALNPHIGYDNAAKIAKTAHKQGKTLKEVAVELGLVTAEQFDQWVRPEKMTGNL, encoded by the coding sequence GTGAGCACGAAGAATGTTCGCATCGAGAAGGACACCTTTGGTCCCATCGAAGTCCCTGCCGACCGGCTCTGGGGCGCGCAGACCCAGCGCAGCCGCCAGAACTTCGCCATCTCTTCCGAGCGCATGCCGACGGCGCTCGTGCACGCGCTGGTGCTGGTGAAGAAGGCCGCCGCGCTCGTGAACCAGGAGAACGGCTCCCTCTCCAAGGAGAAGGCCCAGTCCATCGTGAAGGCCGCGGATGAAGTGCTCGCCGGCCAGCACGACGAGGAGTTCCCCCTGCTGGTGTGGCAGACGGGCAGCGGCACCCAGACGAACATGAACTGCAACGAGGTGCTGGCCAACCGCGCCTCGGAGCTCTTGGGCGGCGAGCGCGGTGAGGGCCGGAAGGTCCACCCCAACGACGACGTCAACAAGGGCCAGAGCTCCAACGACGTGTTCCCCACCGCGATGAGCGTGGCCGCCGTGGAGGCCGTGGTGAAGCACGTGCTGCCGGAGCTGGTCGCCCTGCGCGACGTGCTCGCCCAGAAGTCCCAGGCGTTCCAGTCCATCGTGAAGATTGGCCGCACGCACCTGCAGGACGCGACCCCGCTCACCCTGGGCCAGGAGTTCAGCGGCTACGTGGCGCAGTTGGACCGCGCGAAGGGCCACATCGAGGCGGCCCTGCCGCACATGATGGAGCTGGCGCTGGGCGGCACCGCCGTGGGCACCGGCCTCAACGCGCCCCCGGGCTACGCCGAGCGCGTGGCGGCGGAAATCGCGAAGCTCACCGGCCACGCCTTCGTCACCGCGCCCAACAAGTTCGAGGCGCTGGCCGCCAACGACGCGCTGGTGCAGGGACACGGCGCGCTCAAGGGCCTGGCGGCGGTGCTGTTCAAGGTGGCCAATGACATCCGCTGGCTGTCTTCGGGGCCGCGCTCGGGCATTGGGGAAATCAACATCCCGGAGAACGAGCCGGGCAGCTCCATCATGCCGGGCAAGGTGAACCCCACGCAGAGCGAGGCGCTCACCATGCTGTCCGCCCAGGTGATGGGCAACGACGTGGCCATCTCCCTGGGCGGCGCGTCCGGCAACTTCGAGCTCAACGTCTTCAAGCCGCTCATCATCCAGAACTTCCTGCAGAGCTGCCGCCTGCTCGCGGACGGCATGCGCAGCTTCCGCCTGAACTGCGCGGTGGGCATCGAGCCGAACCTCCCGCGCCTCCAGGAGAACCTCCAGCGCAGCCTGATGCTCGTCACCGCGCTCAACCCGCACATCGGCTACGACAACGCGGCGAAGATCGCCAAGACGGCCCACAAGCAGGGCAAGACGCTGAAGGAGGTGGCGGTGGAGCTGGGGCTCGTCACCGCCGAGCAGTTCGACCAGTGGGTCCGGCCGGAGAAGATGACCGGCAACCTCTAG
- a CDS encoding PDC sensor domain-containing protein, with protein sequence MSIHWLGLALAAWGHLPPDGVAQLQKVDGVMPHLRRLAEDPEVVRALRAQNAHRTPLATIQQLDAEWMATPGLTPHKQRVLDGPCTGALRRLRERLGPAMAEAFAMDDQGALVCASRRTSDYWQGDEAKWRLTYAQGRGGPALREAPFFDESTQAYVIQVSLPVRDGAQVIGALTVGLSLLDL encoded by the coding sequence ATGTCCATTCATTGGCTGGGTTTGGCGCTGGCAGCCTGGGGGCACCTGCCTCCGGACGGCGTCGCGCAGCTCCAGAAGGTGGATGGCGTGATGCCCCACCTGCGGCGTCTGGCGGAGGACCCGGAAGTGGTGCGCGCCCTCCGCGCCCAGAACGCTCACCGCACACCGCTTGCCACCATCCAACAGCTGGACGCGGAATGGATGGCGACCCCGGGCCTCACGCCCCACAAGCAGCGCGTGCTGGACGGCCCCTGCACGGGCGCGCTCCGCCGCCTGCGGGAGCGCCTGGGCCCGGCGATGGCGGAGGCCTTCGCCATGGATGATCAAGGCGCGCTCGTCTGCGCCAGCCGGCGCACGTCCGACTACTGGCAGGGCGACGAGGCCAAGTGGCGCCTCACCTACGCCCAGGGCCGCGGCGGCCCCGCGCTGAGGGAAGCCCCCTTCTTCGACGAGTCCACCCAGGCCTACGTCATCCAGGTGTCCCTCCCCGTCCGCGATGGCGCCCAGGTCATCGGCGCGCTCACCGTGGGCCTGTCCCTGCTCGACCTGTGA
- a CDS encoding PspC domain-containing protein, which yields MDVTTRCRACSKELSGEAQRCPHCRARTVPMHRGEGRALLGVCASLARELGVDVSLVRVAFVLMLFASAGMSAALYLLLWAFIPAKAFGRAPLQGTLDWVSKVANTPVDDDTPRWEKRV from the coding sequence ATGGACGTCACGACACGCTGCAGGGCCTGTTCGAAGGAGCTGTCCGGGGAGGCGCAGCGCTGCCCGCACTGCCGTGCGCGCACGGTGCCGATGCACCGGGGCGAGGGGCGGGCGCTGCTGGGCGTCTGCGCGTCGCTGGCGCGCGAGCTGGGCGTGGACGTTTCGCTGGTGCGGGTGGCGTTCGTGCTGATGCTGTTCGCGTCCGCGGGGATGAGCGCTGCCCTCTACCTGCTGCTCTGGGCGTTCATCCCGGCGAAGGCGTTTGGCCGGGCCCCGCTGCAGGGGACGCTGGACTGGGTGTCCAAGGTCGCGAACACGCCGGTGGACGACGACACGCCCCGCTGGGAGAAGCGCGTCTGA
- a CDS encoding methyl-accepting chemotaxis protein, with protein MRLLSGLKLRGRLTLWICLLLVAALVPAVGAGVHTIRRNLEQQVRGVLQVEADGLQDLIEASLHEREANAHAWTEDAIVRGALLFDTYAKSDAVLASLNNRHTSFAGLVLFTPDGRAVSVSRPELLQAFAGREQEVRAAPWFQTALEDRLDPAVLTGALTKKDPFLDRTVMPLAMPVLSPISGARVGVLLAAYDWGQVEKVVEGALQRAQDRGQKSFTLEVLAPDGASLFSARAEGTPNLMSPVRAEVHNGTTHRFAAGQDWRFVAAMESDEAFLPLRRFLQLSLLAGSALLGVAVLAAWALARGVTRPIATLSALVSRVVREGDLTQKVEAHGHQDEVGELASAFSRMMDHLRESTTSLQQATRVLGQTVSELTEATEQQERNLTRQGTAIHETQVTAKEIQQTSQLAAERSQAVLALVARAREAGGAGQTALGASLDGFEQLRDHGARLAEGISSLNERTRQIGGITQTVKDLADQSNMLALNAAIEAVRSGEHGKGFGVVAREIRSLADQSIQATGKVRDILDAIRGGIRDTVALSEEGQRRSEAGLAQVRESGQSLRALTDIIQDNASAAQQIAAAVIQQNAGIAQIFAAVTDLSRMMDDTLQAMHGTQRMTQALRGVAERMESVAGVWRV; from the coding sequence ATGCGACTGCTGTCCGGATTGAAGTTGCGGGGCCGCCTCACGCTATGGATCTGCCTGCTGCTCGTCGCGGCTCTCGTCCCCGCCGTCGGCGCTGGCGTCCACACCATCCGGCGCAACCTGGAGCAGCAGGTGCGCGGCGTCCTCCAGGTGGAAGCGGACGGCCTGCAGGACCTCATCGAAGCCTCGCTGCACGAGCGCGAAGCGAACGCCCACGCGTGGACCGAGGACGCCATCGTGCGTGGCGCGCTCCTCTTCGACACCTACGCCAAGAGCGACGCGGTGCTCGCCTCGCTGAACAACCGGCACACCAGCTTCGCCGGACTGGTGCTGTTCACCCCCGACGGACGCGCCGTCTCCGTGAGCCGGCCGGAGCTGCTCCAGGCCTTCGCCGGCCGCGAACAGGAGGTGCGCGCCGCGCCCTGGTTCCAGACCGCGCTGGAGGACCGGCTGGACCCCGCCGTCCTCACGGGCGCCCTCACGAAGAAGGACCCGTTCCTCGACCGCACCGTGATGCCCCTGGCCATGCCCGTGCTCAGCCCCATCTCCGGAGCCAGGGTGGGCGTGCTGCTGGCCGCGTACGACTGGGGCCAGGTGGAGAAGGTGGTCGAGGGCGCGCTCCAGCGGGCCCAGGACCGGGGCCAGAAGAGCTTCACCCTGGAGGTCCTCGCCCCGGACGGCGCCAGCCTCTTCAGCGCCCGCGCGGAAGGCACGCCGAACCTCATGAGCCCCGTGCGGGCCGAGGTCCACAACGGCACCACCCACCGCTTCGCCGCCGGCCAGGACTGGCGCTTCGTGGCGGCGATGGAGTCGGACGAGGCCTTCCTTCCCCTGCGGCGCTTCCTGCAACTCAGCCTGCTCGCGGGGAGCGCGCTCCTGGGGGTGGCCGTCCTGGCCGCCTGGGCCCTGGCGCGCGGGGTGACGCGGCCCATCGCCACGCTGAGCGCGCTGGTGTCCCGCGTGGTGCGCGAGGGCGACCTCACCCAGAAGGTGGAAGCCCACGGCCACCAGGACGAAGTGGGCGAGCTCGCCTCCGCCTTCTCCCGGATGATGGACCACCTGCGCGAGTCCACCACCAGCCTCCAGCAGGCCACCCGCGTCCTGGGGCAGACGGTGAGCGAGCTCACCGAAGCCACCGAGCAGCAGGAGCGCAACCTCACCCGGCAGGGCACCGCCATCCACGAGACGCAGGTCACCGCGAAGGAGATTCAACAGACCTCGCAGCTGGCCGCGGAGCGCTCGCAGGCCGTGCTCGCGCTGGTGGCGCGGGCGCGTGAAGCGGGCGGCGCCGGACAGACGGCGCTCGGCGCCAGCCTGGACGGCTTCGAACAGCTGCGCGACCACGGCGCGCGCCTGGCGGAAGGCATCTCCTCCCTCAACGAGCGCACGCGCCAGATTGGCGGCATCACCCAGACGGTGAAGGACCTGGCGGACCAGTCCAACATGCTCGCGCTCAACGCGGCCATCGAAGCGGTGCGCTCCGGCGAACACGGCAAGGGCTTTGGCGTGGTGGCGCGCGAAATCCGCAGCCTCGCGGATCAGTCCATCCAGGCCACCGGCAAGGTGCGCGACATCCTGGACGCCATCCGCGGCGGCATCCGCGACACCGTGGCGCTCTCAGAAGAAGGCCAGCGCCGCTCCGAGGCGGGCCTGGCCCAGGTGCGCGAGAGCGGTCAGAGCCTGCGCGCGCTGACGGACATCATCCAGGACAACGCGTCCGCGGCCCAGCAGATCGCCGCCGCCGTCATCCAGCAGAACGCCGGCATCGCGCAGATTTTCGCCGCCGTCACGGACCTGTCCCGGATGATGGACGACACCCTCCAGGCCATGCACGGCACCCAGCGCATGACGCAAGCCCTGCGCGGCGTGGCCGAGCGCATGGAGTCCGTGGCCGGCGTCTGGCGCGTCTAG
- a CDS encoding TIGR04013 family B12-binding domain/radical SAM domain-containing protein, which yields MSQTPRKVSLVLSYQYPGKYAFTVLAGAVEADPALADVSMHFPRNREDLLTTVRERADAGDTVVAAWSFYSASFGPSVEELNWVRERLEGRDVLCIAGGVHATAETLQTLQAGFDLIAVGEGEHTLRALLSRVLKGEDPRTTHGTAHLKDGKLVQHGHGEGVRLDDFPPFAAKNVKFGAIEITRGCIYACRFCQTPFMSKARFRHRTVANIAHWARELRRAGRRDLRFITPTSLSYGTPNETVNLAAVEELLAAVTEAMAPDGRIYYGTFPSEVRPEHVTPESLALLKRYVANDNLIIGGQSGSERILQATRRGHDVETVVRAARLAVEGGFVPNVDFILGLPGEEPADVDATLDLMQRLSDLGARVHGHTFMPLPGTPYRDAAPGRMDERTRQRLDFLASQGRLYGHWRAQGVLAEGIAARRQPRAR from the coding sequence ATGTCGCAGACGCCTCGCAAGGTCTCGCTCGTCCTGAGCTACCAGTACCCCGGCAAGTACGCCTTCACCGTGCTCGCCGGCGCCGTGGAGGCGGACCCCGCGCTCGCGGACGTGTCGATGCACTTCCCTCGCAACCGCGAGGACCTGCTGACCACCGTGCGCGAACGCGCGGACGCGGGCGACACCGTCGTCGCCGCGTGGTCCTTCTACTCCGCCAGCTTCGGCCCCTCCGTGGAGGAGCTGAACTGGGTGCGCGAACGGCTGGAGGGCCGCGACGTCCTCTGCATCGCGGGCGGCGTGCACGCCACCGCCGAAACGCTCCAGACGCTCCAGGCCGGCTTCGACCTCATCGCCGTGGGCGAGGGCGAACACACCCTGCGCGCCCTGCTGTCCCGCGTCCTCAAGGGCGAGGACCCACGCACCACGCACGGCACCGCGCACCTCAAGGACGGCAAGCTCGTGCAGCACGGCCACGGCGAGGGCGTGCGCCTGGACGACTTCCCTCCGTTCGCCGCGAAGAACGTGAAGTTCGGCGCCATCGAGATCACCCGCGGCTGCATCTACGCCTGCCGCTTCTGCCAGACGCCCTTCATGTCCAAGGCGCGCTTCCGGCACCGCACCGTGGCCAACATCGCCCACTGGGCCCGAGAACTGCGCCGCGCGGGACGGCGCGACCTGCGCTTCATCACCCCCACGTCCCTGTCCTACGGTACCCCCAACGAGACCGTGAACCTGGCCGCCGTGGAGGAGCTGCTCGCCGCCGTGACGGAGGCCATGGCCCCGGACGGACGCATCTACTACGGCACCTTCCCCTCGGAGGTGCGCCCGGAGCACGTCACGCCGGAGTCCCTGGCGCTGCTCAAGCGCTACGTGGCCAACGACAACCTCATCATCGGCGGTCAGTCCGGCTCCGAGCGCATCCTCCAGGCCACCCGGCGTGGCCACGACGTGGAGACCGTGGTGCGCGCCGCGCGGCTCGCGGTGGAGGGCGGCTTCGTGCCCAACGTGGACTTCATCCTGGGCCTGCCCGGCGAGGAGCCCGCGGACGTGGACGCCACGCTGGACCTCATGCAGCGGCTGTCCGACCTGGGCGCCCGCGTGCACGGCCACACCTTCATGCCGCTGCCCGGCACCCCGTACCGCGACGCGGCCCCCGGCCGCATGGACGAGCGCACCCGGCAGCGGCTGGACTTCCTCGCGTCCCAGGGCCGCCTGTATGGCCACTGGAGGGCGCAGGGTGTGCTCGCGGAAGGCATCGCCGCTCGCAGACAGCCGCGCGCCCGCTAG
- the aceA gene encoding isocitrate lyase, whose product MYDATQTTSDASPHAKLHAQRFEGIKRTYTDKDVEKLRGSIRVSHTLAELGARRLWELLHTDEYINALGALTGNQAVQMVRAGLKAIYLSGWQVAADANSAGQMYPDQSLYPVDSVPSVVKKINNALRRADQIDHAEGRKDRNWFAPIIADAEAGFGGPLNAYELMKGMIEAGAAGVHFEDQLASEKKCGHMGGKVLVPTSHFVRTLTAARLAADVMGVSTLLVARTDADSAKLLMSDADEYDHAFIDKAAGRTAEGFYRIKGGLECAIARGLAYAPYADLVWCETSTPDLAQAKAFAEGIHKQFPNKMLAYNCSPSFNWKKNLDDSTIAKFQRELGAMGYKFQFVTLAGFHALNFSMYELARQYKDRGMAAYSEMQQSEFGAEKNGYTATRHQREVGTGYFDQVAEVISGGSASTLALHESTEAHQF is encoded by the coding sequence ATGTACGACGCGACACAGACCACTTCCGATGCCTCCCCTCACGCGAAGCTCCACGCGCAGCGCTTCGAGGGAATCAAGCGCACCTACACGGACAAGGACGTGGAGAAGCTGCGCGGCTCCATCCGCGTGAGCCACACGCTGGCGGAGCTGGGCGCCCGCCGCCTCTGGGAGCTGCTCCACACGGACGAGTACATCAACGCGCTCGGCGCCCTCACCGGCAACCAGGCGGTGCAGATGGTGCGCGCGGGCCTCAAGGCCATCTACCTGTCCGGCTGGCAGGTCGCCGCGGACGCGAACTCCGCGGGCCAGATGTACCCGGACCAGAGCCTCTACCCGGTGGACTCCGTCCCCTCCGTGGTGAAGAAGATCAACAACGCCCTGCGCCGCGCCGACCAGATCGACCACGCGGAAGGCCGCAAGGACCGCAACTGGTTCGCGCCCATCATCGCGGACGCGGAGGCCGGCTTCGGCGGTCCGCTCAACGCCTATGAGCTGATGAAGGGGATGATCGAAGCGGGCGCCGCGGGCGTGCACTTCGAGGACCAGCTGGCCAGCGAGAAGAAGTGCGGCCACATGGGCGGCAAGGTGCTGGTGCCCACCAGCCACTTCGTGCGCACGCTGACCGCGGCGCGCCTGGCGGCGGATGTGATGGGCGTGTCCACGCTGCTCGTCGCCCGCACGGACGCGGACAGCGCCAAGCTGCTGATGAGCGACGCGGACGAGTACGACCACGCCTTCATCGACAAGGCGGCAGGCCGCACGGCGGAGGGCTTCTACCGCATCAAGGGCGGCCTGGAGTGCGCCATCGCGCGCGGCCTGGCCTACGCGCCGTACGCGGACCTGGTGTGGTGCGAGACCAGCACCCCGGACCTGGCGCAGGCCAAGGCCTTCGCCGAGGGCATCCACAAGCAGTTCCCCAACAAGATGCTCGCGTACAACTGCTCGCCGTCCTTCAACTGGAAGAAGAACCTGGACGACAGCACCATCGCGAAGTTCCAGCGGGAGCTGGGCGCCATGGGCTACAAGTTCCAGTTCGTCACCCTGGCGGGCTTCCACGCGCTGAACTTCTCCATGTACGAGCTGGCCCGTCAGTACAAGGACCGCGGCATGGCGGCCTACAGCGAGATGCAGCAGTCGGAGTTCGGCGCGGAGAAGAACGGCTACACCGCCACGCGCCACCAGCGCGAGGTGGGCACCGGCTACTTCGACCAGGTCGCCGAGGTGATTTCCGGCGGCAGCGCCAGCACCCTGGCCCTGCACGAGTCCACCGAGGCCCACCAGTTCTAG